The sequence below is a genomic window from Micromonospora aurantiaca ATCC 27029.
GGGTGGAACTGGGCGAGCAGGCGTACCCGCTGCGGGTCTCCTGGTCCGGCGCGGCGGTGACGGTGGGCCCGGCGGCGCCGCCCGCGCCGCCGCCGGCGTGGCCCATGTCGGTGAAGACGGTGCCCGCGCCCGGCCACGACCCGCTGGAGTCCGACCCGGCGGCCCGGCTGGCCGAGATGATCCGGCGCGACCCGTCGCTCCTGGACGACCCGGGCCCGCGCTGACCCGGCACCCGATGATCGGGGCGGCTACTGTCGGCGGGTGGCCGAACCCGACCTGACCCTGACCGCGACGCTGCGGCCGGCCGCGCTCGACGCCCGCCGCGGCGTGGTGCGCCTGCATCCCGAGGTGCTCACCGCGCTGGCGCTGCGCCCCGGCGACCCGGTACGCCTGACCGGCCGCCGGGTCACCGCCGGCATCGCGGCCGCCGCCGAGCCGAGCACCAGCGGCGCCCTGCTGCACGCCGACGACCTGCTGCTGGGCAACCTCGGCCTGCGGGCCGGCGGCCAGGTCACTGTGAGCCCGCTACCGGCGACCCCGGCACGCCGGCTCACCCTCTCCGGCCCGGCCGCTGTGGTCGCCGCGGTCCCGCCGGAGATGCTGCGGCTCGCGCTGCTGGGCAAGGTGGTCACCGCCGGGGACGACGTCTCGCTGCTGCCGCAGGACGTGCTGCCGGACGCCGCCGTGCGCGGCCTGATCGAGGCCGCGCGGCGCAGTCTGGCCAGTTCCGTCGGGTACGCCTGGACGAGCACGCTGCTCACAGTCGTGTCGGCCGAACCGGCGGTCGGCGCGCTCGTCACCATGGACACGGTGGTGGGCTGGGAGCACGGCGCCGCCACCCGCGGCTCCGGCCCGGCGTCCTCGGCCTCCCCCGCGCGGTTCTCCGCCCCCGCCACGCCGCCCGGGACGGAGCCCGACGGGGACCTGCTCGGTCCGGAGGACGCGCCCGACGTGGACGAACTGCCCGGCCTGCGCGCCCAGGCCGAGGAGCTGACCGAACTGCTGGATCTGGGCTTCCACCACCGTGAGGTGCTGGGCCGGCTCGGCACCACGGTATCGCTCGGTGTGCTGGTGGAGGGCCCGGCGGGCTCGGGCAAGTCCGCGCTGGTGCGTGCCGTCGCCGCCAAGGTCGGCGCGGGCGTACGGCCGCTCTGGGCGCCCGAGCTGGCCGCGCTCAGCAATGACGCGGCGGCCCGCCGGCTGCGCGAGGCCGCCTCGGCGGTACGCGCCGGTGGTCCCGCCGTGCTGCTGGTCACCGACGTGGAGTCGATCGCCCCGGCCGACGAGCCGGGCCCCCTGGCCACGGTGTTCCGCCAGGTGGTGGCCGAGACGCTGCGGGCCGGTGCCGCTGTGGTGTGCACCAGCGGACGCCCCGAGGCGGTGGATCCGGCGCTGCGCGGCCCGGACCTGCTCGCGCTGCGGATCACCGTGCCGCTGCCCGACGCGGCGCTGCGCCGGGAGCAGTTGACGGTGCTGACCCGTGAGGTGCCGCTCGCAGGTGACGTCCGGCTGGACGAGGTGGCCGCCCGTACCCCCGGGTTCGTCGCGGCGGACCTGGCGGCGCTGGTACGCGAGGCAGGGGTACGCGCGGCGCTGCGCCAGAAGACGGCGGAGACGCCGACGGTGGCGATGGCCGACTTCACCGCCGCGCTGGAGGTGGTCCGGCCGACCACGATGTCCGCGTCCACGCTGGAGCTGGCGTCGGTGACGCTGGACGACGTGGGCGGGCTGCACGAGGTCAAGCAGACGCTCACCGAGTCGGTGCTGTGGCCGCTCACCTATCCGGACACGTTCGCCCGGCTGGGAGTGACGCCGCCGCGCGGGGTGCTGCTCTACGGTCCGCCCGGCTGCGGCAAGACCTACCTGGTGACCGCGCTGGCCGGGTCCGGGCGGGCGAACGTGCTGTCGGTGAAGGGCGCGGAGCTGCTCTCGAAGTGGGTGGGTGAGAGCGAGCGGGCGGTCCGGGAGCTGTTCCGCCGCGCCCGCCAGGCCGCACCCACGCTCGTCTTCCTCGACGAGGTGGACGCGCTGGCCCCGGTACGCGGGCAGGCCACCGACGGCGGTACGACCGACCGGGTGGTGGCGGCGCTGCTGACCGAACTGGACGGGGTGGAGGCACTGCGCAACGTGGTGGTGGTCGGCGCGACCAACCGCCCCGAACTGGTCGACCCGGCGCTGCTGCGTCCCGGCCGGCTGGAACGGCTGGTCTACGTGCCGCCGCCGGACGGCCCGGCGCGTACGGAGATCCTCCGCGCCTCGGCCCGGGACGTCCCGCTCGCGCCGGACGTGGACCTCGACGCGCTCGGCGGGGAGCTGGACGGCTTCTCCGCCGCCGACTGCGCCGCGCTGATCCGGGAGGCGGCGCTGGCAGCCATGCGGGAGTCGCTGAGCGCGAGCACCGTGACCGCCGCGCACGTCGAGGCGGCCCGGAACCGGGTCCGCCCCTCCCTGGACCCGATGCAGCTCGCGCACCTGGAGTCGTACGCCACGGGCCGGTCCTGACGAACCGGCCCGCCTCCGGTCAGCGCTCGTCGCGGCGGCGGGCGGCCGGGCGGCGAGGCCTCTCCGGGACACGGCGGCGGCGCTCGGGTTCGCGCTGCCCGCGTGCCGTCCGGCTGCGGGCACGCTCCGGCTCGGTCAGGACCGGCTCGTCGGCGTACTCGTCGTCGTCGAAGTCGTTGCCCTCGTCGTAGGCGGCGTACTCGTCGTCGGCTGGCCCGGCGTCTCCCCGCTCCTCCCGGAGCGCGGTTCCGTGGTCCTTGACGACCTGGGAGTCCTCGATCTCGCCGCGCCAGCCCTCGACCGCGTCCGGGTCGAGCACGGTCCGGGTCATCACGTGCCGGACGAAGTGCTTCAGCTCCAGCCGGACCCGCCGGCCCTGCGCCCGCCACAGGTTGCCGGTGTGCTCGAAGAAGCCCTGCGGGTGGTACTCCAGCACGACCAGGATCCGGGTCAGCTCCGGGGCGACCTCGTGGAAGCTGACGGTGCCGTCGACCGAGCCCTTCTCGCCCTTCGACCGCCAGTGGACGAGCCGGTCCGGGATCTGCCGGACGATCGTCGACTCCCAGCTCCGGTGCGACCAGAGCACCTGCGCCTTCCAGGTCATCTTCTCGTCGGCGTCGCAGTCGGCCTGCTCGACCTTCTTCATGAAGCTCGGGAAGTCGCCGAACGTCGTCCACTGGTTGTAGGCGACCCGGACCGGCACGCCGACCTCGACGGTCTCGACGATGTTGGTGACCTTGAGCTTCTGGCCGCCGTCCCGGCCACCCTTGCGACCGAACGCCGCCATCAGCTTCTCCTTACCGCCGGCCAGGCCGGCATGGAACATCGCCCTCACCGGGGAGGCACCCTCGGCGAGCCGTTGCGCGCCGGTGGCGGCGGCGACCAGGCCAGGATCGCCGCCCTGCTTCGCGTACTCGCTCAGCCGCCCGGTGGCGTCGGTGACCCGTTCGGTGACCACCTGCACGGCCCGCTCACCGAGCGCGGAGGCGAGGTTGCGCAGCTCGCCGCCGATCTGGTCGCGGGCCCGGTCGGCCAGGCTGCCCGTCGCCACGGCTCACCGCCCCCGATCGGCTCGGGCCGGCACCGGCGCGCCGGGCTGGTCGTCCAGTTCCTGCTCCTCGTCCGGCGCGGAACGCTCGGCGCCCGGCCCGGAACGGTCCTCGTCCGACGCGGAACGCCCGGCGTCCGGCCGGCCCGTACCCGCCTTGCGGCGCAACGCACCGGCGCCCTCACGCAGTCGTCCGCCGATGGCGTCGATGCCGTTGCCGGCGGCGGCGGTCGCGGCCGCGCGGCCCGCGGCCACCAGCGGCGGTGCCAGCCCGCCGAGGTTGCGCAGCTGCGGGTTCGCGGCCATCAGGTCCGCGCCGAGCTGCTTCAGGCCGCCCGGGCGCCGACTGGCCCGCCCGGCGGCGACCGCCGCGGCGAGCGTCAGCGCGGTACGCATCTTCTTCCGGCGACCCAGCAGGTAGCCGAGACCGACGGCGAACGCCACCCGTGTTCCGCTCTTCATCCGCTCTCCTCCGCGCTCCCCGGGAAAGTCAGGGCCCGGAGACGCGGGCAGTACCCGTCACCCCCTCGGCAAAACACTTCCGTGCAAGCACGAAACCACCCACCGAGGCGACTCTGAGCAGGAGAAACGTGATCGGGGAAGGAAGCGGGGTCAGCGGATCGGCAGGGCCGAATCCAGGGACATCCGGGCGTGCAGCACTCCATCTTCCTCACGCAGTTCCGCGCCGCACTTACGCAGCACCGAGATCGCCCCCGCGTTGTCCGGCGTGGTGTTCGCGACCACCGTGTGCATCCCGGCCCCGGCGGCGACGTGCAGCAACTGCCGCAGCGCCGCGGCGCCCAGGCCCCGGCCCCGCGCGGACCGGCCGAGCCACATGCCGGTCTCCACTGTTCCCGGCTCGTCCCGGCGGGTCATCCGCACCATGCCGACGACCTCACCGCCGGAGACGATCGCGTACATGGCGGTGCCGGTCGGGCCGTTCAGCCCGCCGAGGCTGGCGCGGTGAAACTCGCGGAACGCGTCGCGGCGGGCCAGCGACCAGCCCGCGGGGGCGTCCACCGGAGGCATGACGTCCTCCGGTTCCGCCTCGGCCGCCGCTACGGAGAGCAACGGTTCCAGGTTCCGTTCGTCCACCGGCTCCAGCCGTACAGCACCCGTCACGTCGCGCAGTCTGCCGCGCGTGGTCCGGGTCGTCCACCCCTTTGGGGAGGGATTGCCGCTATGGCCGACCGCCTCGTCCGGTCGTACCCCCGGGGTGTTCCCGCCTCACGCTGCGTTGTCATCCGACCGGTCGTTCCGACGTGAGCGTGCTCACGCCGAAGGGCCGAACTCGCAGAGCACAGCCGAGGCGTCGTCGGTGCGCTTGTGCCGCCGCAGCCGGTCCGGGTGGTCCCGCTCGGCAGCGCGGACCCGGTCGATCAGCCCTTCCGGACCCTCCACGGTCAGCACCTCCAGCAACCCGGCCCAGTCGAACAGGCCGAACTGGTCGACAGCGCAGGAGGCGCCGTCACTGAGCAGCGCGGCCCGCCGCAGCGCACCCGGACCGCGCAGCGGAAGCGTCCCGGTGAGCGCGTGGTACGCCGCGTCCGGGTCGCTCGCCGCCGCCCAGTAGCCGTGGGTGCGGTTCATCCGGGTCCGCTGCACGGTCGTCGCGTGCCGGAACCGGGTCACCGGGTCGGTCTCGCCGTCCGGCAGTGCGGCGACGCTGCGGCGCAGGTCCGCCACCGCGTCGGCCAGCCGGTCGTCGGTGACCACCTCGATCCCCTGGTCGGTGTCGAGCACCAGTGGGCTGTCGCAGAGCACCAGGTAGTCGACCCGGTCGCCGCTGTGCCGGAGCAGGCAGACGGTGGAGGACGGGGTGCCGGGATGGTCGAGGTCACACGTTCCGCCGTGATCGGCCCGCACCGCGAGGATCGCCGCCGCGAGGCTGCTCATCAGCGTGGCGGCGGGGCGGGCCGCGATCGCCAGGCCGATCCGGGCGGCCAGGTGCCGGACGTACCAGGCGGGACCGTGCACGCAGCCGGTGTCGAAACCCTCGGGCACCGTCGCGCCGTCGAGGACGCCGACGAGCGGGCCGAACCGGAAGACCGCGTCCTCGTTCTCCGGTCGGCCGGGCGCCGGGTCGGAGGCGGAACGCACCCGCATCACCGGCGCCTCCGCGACCGGGCGGGCCGGCCTGCTGCCGATCGCGTACCGGCGGTCTGGTGCCCCCATCGTCGGCCTCCGTTCGTCGTCGCGGGCCGCCTACCCGGACCGCGGCCGGTCATCCGCCGGCCGACCCGATCGAGGTAACCGTGCGTCATCTTCTCCGGACTTTCGGTAGCGTCGGACGCGACCGGGTCGGTCCCGGCGACAGGGGGTTCGAGATGTTGGAGCGGTTGCACGAGGGCGGCATCCGGGCGGAGCACGCCTACCTCGCCGGGTTCGTCAGCATCGGCCTCTCGGTGACCAGCTGGTTCCTCTCCAAGCACATGGAGCGCGCCGGGGTGGCGCGGGCGGACCGCTGGGGCATCTTCATCGGCGAGTGGGCCCCGACGTTCTTCGCCATCGGCAACGGGTTGCGCACGTACGAGAAGTGACGCCGGTCAGCGGCGCCGGTTACGGGCACGCGACGAGCGCAGCCGACGCAGCCGGCCGATCAGCACGGGCTCGGCGGCGAGCGCGGCCGGCTGGTCGAGCAGGGCGTTGAGCAGCTGGTAGTAGCGGGTCGCGGAGAGCCCGAACGTGTCCCGGATGGCTTGTTCCTTGGCGCCGGCGTGCTTCCACCACTGCGCCTCGAACGCGAGGATCCGCTGCTCCCGCTCGGTCAGGCCGGCCGGCGTCGTTCCTACAGCGGCCGCATCTGCCGCGTCTGGACCGGCCTGCTCGACCGGCGCGGCGGACTCGACGGGCGGCGAGGCGGGCCCGGCCGTGGCGGGCTCGGCGGGCCGGGCGGACTCCGACGGCGCGGTGGACTCGACGGGCGGAGCGGTGCGCGGTGGCGGAACCGTCCCGCCCGCGTGGCGCGTACCCGCTGCCGGGCCGGACCGGTCGACGGCGGCCCGCTGCGAGGCGTCGGCGGACATGGCGCTCCTCTCCGACGGCGGGTGACCGGCACGCGGAGCGCGCCGGCCGGGGGAGCCCCAGCGTAACCAGGGCCGCCCCCGGCCGCATCGGACGCGGGGTCCGCGCCGCCGGCACCGGCCGGCGGCGCGGACCAGGTCAGGCGATGTCCCGCCGGCGCATCGTCCAGAACGCGGCCGCCAACGCGCCCACCAGCGCCACGCCGAACACCACAGCCGACTGCTGCCAGGTGACCACGTACGTCGCAGGCTCGCAGGCGCCCTGGGAGAACTGGCAGGTGTCGTAGTCGAACAGTTCCGCCTGCTTCAGAAACCACGACTGGGCGTACGTGGACAGCACGTACCGGTCACCGAACTGGACGCCGAGCACGGCGACCGCGATCCGGATGCCGATCTCGCTCACCGCGAAGATGCCCACCGCCGCGCCGAGCGCCATCGCCGTGTGCCGGCCGAGCGAGGCCAGCGCGAACCCGACCGCCGCCACGAGCAGCGTCATCCCCAGCGCCCGCAGACCGTCCAGCCCGATCGACTGCCACACTCCGGCGGTCATCTTCGCGGTGCTGCCGCGCAGGCTGGCGATCAGCCAGAACGCCGCCGTCCAGAGCGCACCGAGCACCACGGTCAGGCCGAACACGGTGGTGAGCAGGGCGGCCAGCTTCGTGCCCAGCACGGTCAGTCGTTTCGGCCGCCAGAGCAACAGGTTCATCATTCCGCCGGTGTTCCACTCGGCGCCCACGAAGGAGGCGCCGACGATGAAGCCAAACAGCGCCACGGAGGCGGCGAACACGGCGATGAACAGGGGGAACTCGGCCCGGAAGTCGAACTGGTACGGCAGGTACCACTTCGCCTCGAACATGTCGGGCTGCGGCTGGTAGTCCTTGCCGCAGTTCGGGCCGTACCGTTCCTCGGTCTTCTCGCCGCGCGCCTGGGCCGCCTCGCACTCCGCGATGGTGCGCTTCCATTCCGTCATCGCGGACTGGTAGTCGTTGTTCGCCTTGGCCTCGGCCTCGGCCACCACGACGGGCGAGAGCTTCTCGCTGGAGAAGCTGAACGCGGTCGCGACGGTGGCCAGGCCGAGCACCAGCAGCACGAGCATCAGCCGGGTCACCCGGCGCTTGCCGAGCCGGCGCAGCTCGGTGACGAACAGGCTCATGCGCCCCAACCTCCTGCGGTGCCGGTCTGGTCGACCTTGGCGGACTGATCGACCTGACGGTGCTGGCCGGGGACCGGCGCGGTGGCGGTCAGTTCGAGGAAGACGCTCTCCAGGTCGACAGCGACCGGGGTGAGCTCGCTGACGTACAGGCCCTGCTCGGCGAGGAGCCGGCTGACGGTGGCCGGCTTGTCCACGCCGGACAGCATCAGGTGGTCCGGCTCGGCGGCCACGTGGACCCCGGCGCGGGTGAGCGCGTCGGCGGCCTGGGGCAGGTCGCTGACCGCCTCCAGGCGTACCCGCACGGAGCCCTGGGAGTGGGCCGCGAGCACCTGCTCGACCGGCCCGAAGGCGACCCGGCGGCCGAGCGAGATGATGGTGACCGAGTCGCAGATGAGCTGGATCTCGCCCAGGATGTGGCTGGAGAGCACCACAGTCATCCCGGCCTCGGACAGCTCACGCATCAGCCCGCGCATCTCCCGGATGCCGCCCGGGTCGAGGCCGTTCGCGGGCTCGTCGAGGATCAGCAGCTTGGGGTTCTTGAGCAGCGCGGAGGCGACCGCGAGGCGCTGCTTCATGCCGAGCGAGTAGGTCTTCACCCGCTCGCCGGCCCGGTCGCGCAGCCCGACCAGCTCCAGCACCTCGTCCACGCGCTGCTTGGGCAGCTCACCGGCCTGCGCGAGCAGGCCCAGCGTGTCGCGGGCGGAGAAGTGCGGGAAGAACTGCGGACTCTCCACGATGGCGCCGACCTGCCCGGCGACCGCCGGCAGCGCGTGCGGCAGTTCCTGGCCGAGAATGGCCATCCGGCCGCCGTTGGGCCGGATCAGGCCCAGCAGCGTACGCAGCGTGGTGGTCTTGCCCGAGCCGTTCGGGCCGAGGAAGCCGTGCACCTGGCCGGCCTCGACTCGCATGTCGAAGCCGTCGAGCGCGTGGCGGACCCCGCGTTTCCGGCTCCGGTACGTCTTGCGGAGACCTTCGATCTCCAGGACAGCCGACACAGCTGACCTCCCCCGATAAGTAGGCGTCAGCGACACCATACGCGGTATGCAACGGAAGGCAATACCCGGTATGCAGTGTCGGCGTGTTAAAAAGGGGCCCCTCCTCTACCGCAGGCGTTAAGAAGGGGCCCTTCCTTGCACGTCAGGCGCAGACGACGTGGACGCCCGCCTCACGGAACGCCGCCACCACGTCCGGCGACGCGCCGGAGTCGGTCACCAGCGTCTCGACCCGGTCCACCGGGCAGATCCGGGCGAACGCGTGCCCGCCGAGCTTCGACGAGTCAGCTATCACGACGACCCGCTTGGCCCGGGCCACCATGAGGCTGTTCATGGCCGCCTCGCCCTCGTGGTGCGCGGCGGCGCCGAGCTGCGGGTCGATCGCGTCCACGCCGAGCAGCGCCACGTCCAGCGTGACCTCGCGCAGCAGCGCCCCGCCGAGCGGGCCGACCAGCTCGAACGACTTCGGCCGGACCACGCCGCCGGCCACCACCACCTTCATCCGCGAGCGCACCAGCAGCTCGTTGGCGATGTTCAGCGCGTTCGTCACCACTGTGAGCTGGGCACCCTCGGCGCTGGTGTTGAGGTCGGGGCGGACGGCGAGCGCCCGCGCCACCTCGGTGCTCGTGGTGCCGCCGTTGAGACCGACGACGGTGCCCGGCGACACGAGCGCGGCGGCGGCGGTGCCGATCCGCTGCTTCTCGGCCGAGTGCTTCGCGGTCTTGTAGCGCAGCGGCAGGTCGTAGGAGACGCCGTTGGCGACCGCGCCACCCCGGGTACGGGTGATCATCTGCTGCTGGGCGAGCTGGTCGAAGTCGCGCCGGATGGTGGCCTGGGAGACGTCGAGCCGCCCGGCCGCCTCCTCGACGCTGACCCGGCCGCTGTCGGTCAGCATCTCCAGCAGCGCGTTCCAGCGCGCGTAGCGGTCCACCGCGGGGCCCTCCCCAGACTGTGCGTGAACGGTGATCGGTTGCGTGCACACTAGTGCGCGAAACTGGGTCCACGCAAAACCTGCGCTGCGCGAACGGGGAGACGGTTGCCACGGCCACCAGGTTTCACGCAGAATGACGCGCGAAAGGCGGCCGTATCGCGCCGTATTGCGCAAGGTCTCCCCTGGGGAGGAGTTGTCATGGCGTACGTGCACGCGGAGATCGCGAGCCAGCCCGACTGCTGGCGGGAGGCGGCGCGACTCGCCCCGACCGTCGCCGAGCACCTGCCGCGCCCCGGCGAGCGGGTCGCCGTGGTCGGTTGCGGCACGTCGTGGTTCATGGCGATGGCGTACGCCGGGCTGC
It includes:
- a CDS encoding ABC transporter permease subunit, whose protein sequence is MSLFVTELRRLGKRRVTRLMLVLLVLGLATVATAFSFSSEKLSPVVVAEAEAKANNDYQSAMTEWKRTIAECEAAQARGEKTEERYGPNCGKDYQPQPDMFEAKWYLPYQFDFRAEFPLFIAVFAASVALFGFIVGASFVGAEWNTGGMMNLLLWRPKRLTVLGTKLAALLTTVFGLTVVLGALWTAAFWLIASLRGSTAKMTAGVWQSIGLDGLRALGMTLLVAAVGFALASLGRHTAMALGAAVGIFAVSEIGIRIAVAVLGVQFGDRYVLSTYAQSWFLKQAELFDYDTCQFSQGACEPATYVVTWQQSAVVFGVALVGALAAAFWTMRRRDIA
- a CDS encoding AAA family ATPase, giving the protein MAEPDLTLTATLRPAALDARRGVVRLHPEVLTALALRPGDPVRLTGRRVTAGIAAAAEPSTSGALLHADDLLLGNLGLRAGGQVTVSPLPATPARRLTLSGPAAVVAAVPPEMLRLALLGKVVTAGDDVSLLPQDVLPDAAVRGLIEAARRSLASSVGYAWTSTLLTVVSAEPAVGALVTMDTVVGWEHGAATRGSGPASSASPARFSAPATPPGTEPDGDLLGPEDAPDVDELPGLRAQAEELTELLDLGFHHREVLGRLGTTVSLGVLVEGPAGSGKSALVRAVAAKVGAGVRPLWAPELAALSNDAAARRLREAASAVRAGGPAVLLVTDVESIAPADEPGPLATVFRQVVAETLRAGAAVVCTSGRPEAVDPALRGPDLLALRITVPLPDAALRREQLTVLTREVPLAGDVRLDEVAARTPGFVAADLAALVREAGVRAALRQKTAETPTVAMADFTAALEVVRPTTMSASTLELASVTLDDVGGLHEVKQTLTESVLWPLTYPDTFARLGVTPPRGVLLYGPPGCGKTYLVTALAGSGRANVLSVKGAELLSKWVGESERAVRELFRRARQAAPTLVFLDEVDALAPVRGQATDGGTTDRVVAALLTELDGVEALRNVVVVGATNRPELVDPALLRPGRLERLVYVPPPDGPARTEILRASARDVPLAPDVDLDALGGELDGFSAADCAALIREAALAAMRESLSASTVTAAHVEAARNRVRPSLDPMQLAHLESYATGRS
- a CDS encoding SRPBCC family protein → MATGSLADRARDQIGGELRNLASALGERAVQVVTERVTDATGRLSEYAKQGGDPGLVAAATGAQRLAEGASPVRAMFHAGLAGGKEKLMAAFGRKGGRDGGQKLKVTNIVETVEVGVPVRVAYNQWTTFGDFPSFMKKVEQADCDADEKMTWKAQVLWSHRSWESTIVRQIPDRLVHWRSKGEKGSVDGTVSFHEVAPELTRILVVLEYHPQGFFEHTGNLWRAQGRRVRLELKHFVRHVMTRTVLDPDAVEGWRGEIEDSQVVKDHGTALREERGDAGPADDEYAAYDEGNDFDDDEYADEPVLTEPERARSRTARGQREPERRRRVPERPRRPAARRRDER
- a CDS encoding DUF3263 domain-containing protein, translating into MSADASQRAAVDRSGPAAGTRHAGGTVPPPRTAPPVESTAPSESARPAEPATAGPASPPVESAAPVEQAGPDAADAAAVGTTPAGLTEREQRILAFEAQWWKHAGAKEQAIRDTFGLSATRYYQLLNALLDQPAALAAEPVLIGRLRRLRSSRARNRRR
- a CDS encoding DeoR/GlpR family DNA-binding transcription regulator, producing the protein MDRYARWNALLEMLTDSGRVSVEEAAGRLDVSQATIRRDFDQLAQQQMITRTRGGAVANGVSYDLPLRYKTAKHSAEKQRIGTAAAALVSPGTVVGLNGGTTSTEVARALAVRPDLNTSAEGAQLTVVTNALNIANELLVRSRMKVVVAGGVVRPKSFELVGPLGGALLREVTLDVALLGVDAIDPQLGAAAHHEGEAAMNSLMVARAKRVVVIADSSKLGGHAFARICPVDRVETLVTDSGASPDVVAAFREAGVHVVCA
- a CDS encoding GNAT family N-acetyltransferase, giving the protein MTGAVRLEPVDERNLEPLLSVAAAEAEPEDVMPPVDAPAGWSLARRDAFREFHRASLGGLNGPTGTAMYAIVSGGEVVGMVRMTRRDEPGTVETGMWLGRSARGRGLGAAALRQLLHVAAGAGMHTVVANTTPDNAGAISVLRKCGAELREEDGVLHARMSLDSALPIR
- a CDS encoding ATP-binding cassette domain-containing protein, giving the protein MSAVLEIEGLRKTYRSRKRGVRHALDGFDMRVEAGQVHGFLGPNGSGKTTTLRTLLGLIRPNGGRMAILGQELPHALPAVAGQVGAIVESPQFFPHFSARDTLGLLAQAGELPKQRVDEVLELVGLRDRAGERVKTYSLGMKQRLAVASALLKNPKLLILDEPANGLDPGGIREMRGLMRELSEAGMTVVLSSHILGEIQLICDSVTIISLGRRVAFGPVEQVLAAHSQGSVRVRLEAVSDLPQAADALTRAGVHVAAEPDHLMLSGVDKPATVSRLLAEQGLYVSELTPVAVDLESVFLELTATAPVPGQHRQVDQSAKVDQTGTAGGWGA